A window of Cellulomonas sp. SLBN-39 genomic DNA:
TCAGCGCCTGCTTGACCTGGTCGTTGTCGTTGAACGCGGAGACCGCGGTGGTCGGGTCGATCGCGTCCTGCGCGGCCGTCAGGCTCGTGGTGCCGACCATGGCGCCGATGCGGACCTCGGCGAGGTCGGCGAGGGAGGTCGCGCCCGCGGCGGGGGACCCTTCGAGCGTCACGACGGCCTGCGTGGTCTCGTAGTAGGGGGAGGAGAAGTCGAGGTTCTCGGCGCGCTCGGGGCTGATCGACACCTGGTTGACCGCGATGTCGAAGCTCTTGGCCCCGGGCGCGATGATCTGGTCGAAGCTCGCCTCGACCCAGGTCACGTCCTCGGCGGCGAAGCCGAGCTCGGCGGCCACGGCGTACGCGACGGCGGCCTCGAAGCCCTCGCCGGACGACGGGTCGTCGCCGACGACCCAGGGCTCGTACGCGGGGTTCGACGTCGCGACGGTCAGCACACCGTCCGTCAGCGTCGGCAGGGCGCCGTCGGTCGCCGTGTCGGCGGGGGCGGTGGCCTCGTCGACCGGGGCGCACGCCGCGAGCGCCAGGGCGGCGACGGCGGCCAGGGCGGTCAGGCGGGTGGTGCGCATGGGGTCTCCTCGTGGACGGCGGTGGGGACGGCGCCGGGGCGTCGTGGGGCACAGGATACGAGCGGCCGCCGGGCGGTGCGGGCGGCGTCCGGGGCGGACGCGGGGCGGGCGGGAACGCGCGTGCGCCGCGGGTCGTTCAGACGTCCGGAGAGCGGCCGCACGAGGTGGCCGGGGAGGACGGGCGAGCGATGGGTCACCGGCACCACAACGGCTTGAAGACGGCGGCGCTGTTCGGCGTGATGTGGGCCGTGCTGCTGGGCATCGGGTGGCTGCTCGGCGGGGGGTCGGCCCGGTTCCTGTGGATCTTCACGCTCATCGGCCTCGTGACCACGGCGTACAGCTACTGGAACTCCGACAAGATCGCGATCCGCGCCATGCGTGCCCGGCCCGTCAGCGAGCTCGAGCACCCCGCCATGCACCGGATCGTGCGCGAGCTGTCGACCGCGGCGCGCCAGCCGATGCCGCGGCTGTACGTCTCGCCGACGATGGCCCCGAACGCGTTCGCGACGGGCCGCAACCCGCAGAACGCGGCGGTCTGCTGCACGGAGGGCATCCTCGCGCTCCTCGACGAGCGCGAGCTGCGCGGCGTGCTGGGGCACGAGCTCATGCACGTCTACAACCGCGACATCCTCACCTCGTCGGTCGCGGCCGCGATCGCCGGCGTGATCACGTCGCTGGCCCAGTTCGCGCTGTTCTTCGGCGGCGGCGACCGGCGGGAGGGCGCGAACCCCCTGGCGGGCCTGCTGCTCGCGCTGCTCGCGCCCCTGGCCGCGACGATGATCCAGCTCGCGATCAGCCGCACCCGCGAGTACGACGCGGACGAGGACGGCGCGGCCCTGACGGGCGACCCCCTGGCCCTCGCGTCGGCGCTGCGCAAGCTCGAGCAGGGCACGCGCGCGCGGCCCCTGCCGCAGGAGCGCGAGCTCGTCGACGTCTCCCACCTGATGATCGCCAACCCGTTCCGCGGCGCGGGGGTGGGCCGCCTGTTCGCGACCCACCCGCCGATGGGCGACCGGATCGCCCGGCTCGAGGCGATGGCGGGGGGCCGAGCGACCCGGTACTGACCTCTGGTCCGCCCGCCGCGGCTCAGGCGCGGCGGTGCCGTCCCCGGCCGTCCGCGGCCATGTCCGCGAGCCGGGCGACGAGCATCACCCCGCCGGCCACGACGTTGCCGGGCCTGACCTCGCCGACGTCCCCGGGCAGGCACAGGTCGACCTCGCCGGGGGCGGTGCGCACGCGGGCCGCGACGAACTCCTGGCCGGTCAGGGCGACGCGTCGGCGGCTCGCGCGCAGCACGGTGCCGTGCAGCAGCGCGACCGGCGCCGGTGCGGTCCCGGGGGCGTCGGTGAAGAGCCCCGTCGGCACGAACGACTCGGGGCCGAACCGCACCGGGGCGCGCCCGTCGGCGCGCTCGGCCGCTCCGCCCAGCAGGCTGGCGGGGTCGCCGTCGAAGGCGCCGGCGTCGGCGTGCACCGTGACGTCGAAGCCGAGCGCCACGAGCGCCGCCGGACCCGCCCACGGCACGGCGTCGAGCAGGGCGCGCTGCTCGACGTGCACCGCGCAGCGCGTCAGCACGGACCCGGCCGTGTCCACGACGTCCGCGACGTGCACGTCCGCGGTGCCCGGACCGGCGGGCGTGAGGCCGGCGAGCAGCACGCCCGGTGTCCCGGCGAACGAGGGCACCACGTCGACGAGGGTGCCCTCGCGCAGCGCGAGGACGAGGCGGGCGCCCGAGCCGTCCTGCCAGCTGACCACGGACGTGCCGTCGCGCGTGCCCCAGGCCTGCGCGTGCGCCAGCCCGTGCTGCACGACGCGCTCGAGCCCCCGCCCGTCCTCGACGCCGAGCCCGAGGCAGGCCAGGTGGGAGGTCACCCCGCTCAGCGGTAGTTGACGAACTGCAGCGCCGCGTCGACGTCCGCACCCTTGAGCAGCGCGATGACGGCCTGCAGGTCGTCGCGGCTCTTGGCCGAGACGCGCAGCTCGTCGCCCTGGATCTGGGTCTTGACCCCCTTCGGGCCCTCGTCGCGCACGACCTTCGCGAGCTGCTTGGCGACCTCGCTGCTCAGTCCCTCCTTGATGGAGGCGGCGAGCCGGTGCTCCTTGCCCGAGGGCTTGGGCTCGCCGTCGCCGGTGTCCAGCGACTTCAGGGAGATGCCGCGCTTGATGAGCTTGGACTGGAACACGTCGAGGACGGCCAGCACGCGCTCGGCGGAGTTGGCGACCATGAGGATGCTCTCGCCGCTCCAGCTGATGGACGCGCCCACACCCTTGAAGTCGTAGCGCTGCGCGATCTCCTTCGACGCCTGGTTGAGCGCGTTGTCGACCTCCTGCCGGTCGACCTTGCTGACGACGTCGAACGAGGACTCGCTCGCCATGGGGTGCTCCTTGTCCCGGCGCCCTCGGGGCGCCGTCGTGCGGTCGGTGCGGCCGGTGCGGCCGGGCGGGAGTGCCGCGGCGTGCGACGCCCGCGCGACCGTGTGGCGCGCGGGGCCTCCCGGAGTTGCTATCCTTCCATCCGCACGTCGCCCACGTGCACCGGTCGTCCGCGGCCGGTGGCACCGGGTGCGCGCCCCTTGGCGGGTTACCCGAGTGGCCAAAGGGGGCTGACTGTAAATCAGCTGGCAACGCCTACGGGGGTTCGAATCCCTCACCCGCCACAGCCCGGACGGGGCGTCCTCGATCACGAGGGCGCCCCGTCCGTGTTCCGACGTCTTGCGTCGGTGCTGGGCGTCGGCGGGCCGGGTGTCCGGACTCGCGTCGGCCCGAGAGCGGTCAGTCGCAGGTCCACGGCCCGGACGTCAGCGACACCGTCGTCCCCGCGAAGCGGGTGTCGAACACGCCGGCGTCCTCCGCGGACGCGAAGGCCACGCCGACGGCCGTCGGGTCGTCGATCCCGGTGACGCCGCCGAGGACCTCGCCGGTGCCCTCCTGGCACGCGGGGTCCAGCGGTGCCGCGTCGGCGTACCCCGCGGTGCGCAGCTCGGCCACGGCGGCGTCGACGGCCGCCTGGTCACCGTCCTCGGCGACCGCGGTCCACACGACCCACACGTCGCCCTCGGCGGTCGCGGGGTCCACGGCGGCCGGCCAGTCCTGCGTCGAGGGGTCGACGCCCGCCTCCGCCTCGTCGTCGCCGCCCGTGCAGCCGGTCACGGCGAGGGCGAGGGCGAGCGCGAGTCCGACGGCCCGGCCGGACGTGCGGGCGGCGGTGCGGACGGGGGGTCGAAGGGAGGTGCCGGGTGTGGTCGCGACGGGGCGGGGGAGGGAGCGCATGCGCGGGATCGTGGCACGGCCGTGGGCCCGGGGGCGACGAACCGAAAGGTTTAGGCAGCGCCCGCCGGGCGCCCGTGGAGGGGTGGGGGGTCACGGTGCGGGCGCGTGCTGCCGGCGTCCCGGTCCGCCCGGGCGTCGTCGTGGACGACGCGTACGTCGGGCTCGACGGAGCCTCGTCCGGGCCTGTCGTGGCCCCCTCGTGGACTCGATTTCGCCAGCGCCCGTCGGCGCGTGTACTCTGTTCCGCGCTGCCCCGATAGCTCAGTCGGCAGAGCGTCTCCATGGTAAGGAGAAGGTCAAGGGTTCGATTCCCTTTCGGGGCTCTGTGGTGTGTCACGGGCCGGTCGCGTCACCGCGGCCGGCCCGGGCGCAGCCGCTGTGGCGGGATAGCTCAGGTGGTTAGAGCACACGGCTCATAATCGTGGTGTCGCGGGTTCGAATCCCGCTCCCGCTACCACGCCCGCCGGCCGGGTTCGGCCGGTGGTTTCCCTGCACGAGCGTGTGTCGGCCGGCGCGCGCGACGAGATGAACGCAGCCCCCGCGGGGCGCGAGAGGTGGGCACGAACATGGCCAGCAAGAGCGCGGACGTCCGCCCGAAGATCACGCTCGCCTGCACGGAGTGCAAGGAGCGGAACTACATCACGAAGAAGAACCGTCGGAACACCCCCGACCGGCTCGAGATGAAGAAGTACTGCCCGCGGGACAACAAGCACACGGTGCACCGCGAGACCCGCTGACCGCGGCTCTCCGGCAGCCTGACGTGACGGTCGACACCTCTTTCGCCGGTCGGGTCTACCCCGCCGGCGACGTCTACGAGGTCTCGCGCGAGAAGATCCGCGAGTTCGCCGAGGCGACGGGCGCCACGCACCCTGCGCACACCGACGTCGCGGCGTCCCGGAACCTCGGGCACCGCGACGTCGTCGCACCACCGACCTTCCTGGTCGCGCTCGCCCAGCGGTCCGAGGCGCAGTACGTCGACGACCCGGCCGCCGGCATCGACTTCAGCCGTGTCGTGCACGCCGACGAGCGCTTCACGCTGCACCGCCCCGTCGTCGCGGGGGACAGGCTGCGGCCCACCCTCCACGTGGACGGTGTCGCGATCCGTGGCGGCCTCGCGATGGTGACGACGCGGGTCGAGGTCGCCGACGAGGACGGCTCGGCGGTCGCCACCGTCGTCTCGACGCTCGCGGTCCGGCCGGAGGGGGACGCATGACCCGCCCGGTGCTCGCCGACCTCGTCGTCGGCCAGGAGGTCGCCCGCGGCACCGTCGCCGTCGACCGTGCCCGCCTGGTGCGCTACGCCGGGGCGAGCGGCGACTTCAACCCGATCCACTGGAACGACCGGTTCGCCACCGCGGTGGGCCTGCCCGGTGTCATCGCGCAGGGCATGTGGACGATGGGCGCTGCGGTCTCCGTCGTCGTCGACTGGCTCGGCGACCCCGGGGCCGTCGTCGACTACCAGACGCGCTTCACGCGCCCCGTGCCGGTGCCCGACCCCGGCGAGGCCGTCGTGCAGGTCGTGGCGGCGGTCGGCGCGGTCGACGCGGAAGCCGGGACGGCTCGCATCGACCTGACGGTCACGCTCGACGGCGCGCGCGTGCTCGGCAAGTCCCAGGCGGTCGTCCGCCTCGCCTGAGGCCCGCACGCCCGAGGACCGCATGCGTGAGGTCCGCGCGGCAGCGCTGAGGTCGGCAGGCGCCGGCCCTGAGGCTGCGCGGCAGTCCCCGCGCGAGCATGCCGTCCACCTGCTCCGAGGGCGTGACCCGCATTCGGGCGAGAGCCGTCAGGCCGGTGCGGGCCCCGTGGTCGTCCCGAGGCGCAGGACCACCGGCAGCTCGGTGTCGGCGGGTCGCCCGCCCGCGATGATCTGCGCCACGGCGTGGCCCACGGTCTCCCCCTTGCGCGCGAGCGGCTGCTCGACGGTCGTGAGCACGTCCGGGGCGAGCCACGGCAGGTCGAGACCGTCGAAGCCCGCCACCGAGACGTCCTCGGGGACCCGCAGGCCGAGCTCGCGCGCGGCCAGGACGACGCCCGAGGCGAGCAGGTCCGACTGGCAGACGACGGCGGTGGGGCGGTCGGGCGCGGACAGCAGCGCCCGACCGGCCGTCGCGCCGTGCTCGACGAGCGAGGCGGGGGTCTCCCACACGACCGTCGGCTCGACGCCCGTGTCACGGACGCCCGCCAGGCGGCGGCGGGTGATCTCCCACGCCGGCGCGCGCAGCCGTGCGGCGTCGGCGGGGCCCTCGGCGCGGTCGCGGTCGAACGGCAGCGTCACGGTCGCGATCCGGCGGTGCCCGAGCCCGACCAGGTGCTGCGTGACCTGCGCCATGCCGCCGCGGTCGTCGATGCCGACGACCGTCACGTCGGGCTGCGGGGTGCCCTCGAGCAGGACCGCGGGCACGCCGCGGCGGCGCAGCGCGGCCAGCACGGGGTCGTCGCTGGTGCCGCCCCACAGGAGCACGGCCACGTCCATGGCCGCGGACTCCACCAGGGGGTCGACCGGCGGCTCCGACGGGTCGCTGGGGCCGGCGATGAGCAGGACGCCGAGGTCGAGCGGGGCGAGCGTCCCGACCAGGCCGTCGAGCATCTGCACGGCCACGGGGTCGCGGAACGCACGCTTGAGCGAGTCGCCGACCACGACGCCGACGATCCCGGAGCGCCCGCGGCGCAGCTGGCGCCCCAGCGGGTTGGGGCCGGAGTAGCCGAGGGTGCTCGCGGCCTCGAGGACCCGGGTGCGGGTGGCGGCGGCGATGGGGCCGGCGCCGGAGAAGGCCAGGGACGCGGTGGACACCGAGACGCCCGCGGCGGAGGCGACGTCGGCGAGCGTCGGTCGCTGGGTCGACAGGTCGGCCACCTCCGGGTGGGTGCCGGTCCGGCCGGCGGGTCGGGTGATTGACGCGGTCGCCAGCGTACCCGCAGAATGGCAGCCGACCTCAAAACGATTCGACCGTCTGCGCCACGCCAGGCTCGAATCGATTCGATAGCCGCCTCGTCGGCCCAGCCACACCTCGCGACGCGCCTGCGGGCACGTCGCGCCGGAGCGCCCGTGAACCGCCCTGCCCCCGCCCCGTCGTCCGTCACGCGCGCCCGCGTGCTGCTGGTCGGGCTCTTCGCGCTCGCCGGGCTCGCGTTCTCCAGCTGGCTCGCCCGAGTCCCGACGGTGCGCGACCAGCTGGGCCTGTCCACGGCAGACCTGGGAGTCCTCCTGCTGGTCGGCTCCGTCGGGTCGCTCCTGACGGTCACGGTGGCGGGCGGCGTGCTGCAGCGCCACGGCACCCGCCGCGTGCTGCTCGCGTCCACGGCGCTGCTCGCCACCGCGCTCGTCCTGCTCGGCGTCGCCCCGGGCGCGGGCTCGCGGGCGCTCCTCGCCGCCGGGATCTTCGTCAACGGCGTGGCCGTCGCGCTCGGCAACGTCGCGATCAACGTCGAGTCCGGACGCGTCGAGCGTGCGGTCGGCCGGACGGTCATCCCGCAGTTCCACGCCGCGTTCTCCGTGGGTGCCGTCGCGGGCTCCGGGCTCGGGGCCCTGGCGTCCGCGCTGGGCGTGCCCGTCGTCGTCCAGCTGCCCGCCACGGCCGTCCTCGTGGTCGTGTGGCGCCTGGCCTCGCTGCGCGACGTCGTGCTGCCCGCCACCCCGGCGGAGCGGGCCGCGCGAGCCGGGACGGGCACCCCGGCCCCGGACGGCCCGCCCCGCGCGCGACGCGGGGGAGGGGCGCTGCGTGCGTGGCGCGAGCCCCGGACGCTCGGCGTCGGCGTGGTCGTCCTCGCCGCCGCCCTGTCGGAGGGGTCGGCCAACAACTGGCTCGCCCTGGCCGTCGTCGACGGCTTCGCGAGCCCCGAGCACGTCGGGGGCGCGGTCCTCGGGCTGTTCGTCGCCGCGATGACCGTGGTGCGGCTGCTCGGCACCCGGCTCCTCGACCGGTGGGGCCGTGTCGGCGTCCTGCGCGCCTCCGGGGTGCTGTCGGTCCTCGGCCTGGCCACCTTCGGGCTCGCCCCGACGCTCCCGCTCGCCGTGGTCGGTGTGGCGCTCTGGGGCGCGGGTGCCGCGCTCGCGGTGCCCGTCGGCATGGCCGCGGCGTCCGACGACCCCGTCCGCGCGGCGGGTCGGGTGGCCGTGGTCTCGGCGTTCGCGTCGGTCGCCTCGCTCGCCGCGCCCCCCGTGCTCGGTCTCGCGGCCGAGCACGTCGGTGCCCGGCACGCCCTGCTGCTCGTGCTGGTGGCCATGCTGGTGAGCGTGCTGGTCGCCCCCGTCGTCCGACCCCGCCCGCCCGTCGCGGTGCCTGGCGTCACCCCGCGCGTGACCGGTGGCCTCCCGGCGGACGCGCCCGGCACCGCTCCGGGCGCCGCCGTCGACGTGGTGCGCCCCGACGCGCCCGGCGCCCGCCGCCACGACGGCGGCCCGCGCCGCGGACGCCCGGCGCCCGGGCGGCCCGCCCTGCCTCGCACCCCCCGCCCCCGTCGCACCCCCCGAGGAGCCGACCGATGACCGGACCGTCGCCCGAGGGCGCGCGCACGGCCGTACCCGCCCCGACGCGCGAGGTCCGCCTCGCGTCCGTCGCCGTCTTCACCGTCTTCGCCCTGGCGGGGCTCAACTTCGCCAGCTGGGCCGCGCGGCTGCCGGCGGTCCGCGACGGCCTGGGGCTCACGCCCGAGCAGATGGGCGTGCTGCTCCTGGTCGGCGCGTTCGGCTCGCTCGCCGCCCTGCCGCTGTCCGGCCTCGTCGTGGAGCGCCTCGGCGCCGCACGCACGGTGCTCGTCTTCGCGCTGCTCAACGCGGCCGGGCTGGCGACCGCCTCGGCCGGCGTCGCGGCCGGGCAGGTCGTCGTCGTGGGCCTGGGCCTCGTCCTGGCCGGGGTCGGCACCGGGGTGTGGGACGCCGCCATGAACCTCGAGGGCGCCGTCGTCGAGCAGCGCCTCGGCCGCACGGTCATGCCGCGCTACCACGCGGGCTTCTCCTTCGGGACGATGGCGGCGGCCGGCCTGGCGGCCCTCGCCGCCTGGCTGCGCGTGCCGGTCTGGTGGCACGTGCCCGGCGTCCTGCTGCTCAGCTCGGTCGTCGTCGTCCTCGCCGTCCGGGTGTTCCTGGCCGGACCGGGGGAGGAGGCGCACGGCGCCACCGACCCCCACGGCGACGCGCACGGGCACGGCGGGGCCCGCGGGGCCGCCCGCGCCTGGGTCGAGCCGCGCACGCTGCTCATCGGCCTCGTCGTTCTCGCCGCCGCCCTCACGGAAGGGGCTGCGAACGACTGGCTGGGCCTGGCGGTCGTCGACGAGTTCGACGTCGACGACGCCGTCGGTGCGGTCGCGTTCGGGCTCTTCGTCACCGCCATGACCGGCATGCGCATCCTCGGCACGCGGCTGCTGGACCGGTTCGGGCGTGTCGCCGTCCTGCGCCTGTGCGCGGGGCTCGCCGCCGTCGGCCTCCTCGTCTTCGGCACGGCCGGCAGCCTGTGGCTCGCCATGCTGGGCGTCGTGGCCTGGGGGCTGGGTGCCGCGCTCGGCTTCCCCGTCGGCATGAGCGCCGCCGCCGACGACCCGCTGCGTGCGGCACCGCGCGTCGCGGTCGTCTCGACGATCGGCTACTCGGCGTTCCTCGCCGGCCCGCCGCTGCTCGGGCTGCTCGCCGAGCACGTCGGCTACCGCGACGCGCTCCTGGCGATCCTCGTCCCCGTCGTGCTGGGCCTGCTCGTCACGAGCGCGGCAGCGCCCCTGCGCGCGGCAGGGCCGGTCGCCGCGGACGACCCCCTGCCCGCCGACGCCCGGTCGCCCGAGCCCCGTTAGCCTGACGCCGTGGAGCCCGACACCTGCGCACTTCCCGGCCCGGCCCCCGAGGCGCGGTCCGCCGCCGTCCCGACGCACCCCGGCACGCCGACGCTCGCCGACCTGACGACCCTGCGCGTCGGCGGCCCGGTCGGCCGCTACGTCGAGGCGACCACGGAGGCCGAGCTCGTCGAGACGGTCCGGTCCGCGGACGCGGCCGGCGAGCCGGTGCTCGTGCTCGGCGGCGGCTCCAACGTGCTGGCCGCCGACGCAGGGTTCGCCGGGGTGGTCGTGCGCGACGTGCGCGGCGGCGTGCAGGTGCCCGACGCGTCGGCGTGCGCGGGCGTCACCCTCACCGTCCCGGCGGGCACGGTCTGGGACGATGTCGTCGCCTACGCCGTCGAGCACGAGCTCGTCGGCGTCGAGGCGCTGTCCGGCATCCCCGGCTCCACGGGCGCGACGCCCGTGCAGAACGTCGGCGCCTACGGCCAGGAGGTGGCCGAGACGATCGCGCAGGTGCGGGTCTGGGACCGCGGCGCCGGGCGGGTGCGGACCCTCGCGTGGGTGAACCTGGCGTTCGGGTACCGCACGTCCCTGCTGAAGCGGTCGATGCGCGAGACGTCCACCGCGGACCCCCGTGCCCCGTGGGCGCCCACTCCCCGGTACGTCGTGCTCGACGTCACGTTCCAGCTGCGCCCCGGCTCGCTCTCGGCACCCGTGGCGTACCCCGAGCTCGCGCGCACCCTCGGCGTGGCGGTCGGCGAGCGGGCCCCGCTGGCCGAGGTCCGGGCCGCGGTCCTCGCGCTGCGCGCACGCAAGGGCATGGTGCTCGACGCGGACGACCACGACACGTGGAGCGCCGGGTCGTTCTTCACGAACCCCGTGCTGACGGCCGCGGCCGCCGAGCACCTGCCCGCCGACGCGCCCCGGTGGGCGCTGCCCGACGGCGGGGTCAAGACGAGCGCCGCGTGGCTCATCGAGCACGCCGGCTTCGGCCGCGGCCACGGCGCGCCCGGCCCGGCCGCGCTCTCGTCCCGGCACACCCTCGCGCTGACCAACCGGGGCGGGGCGCGCGCGGCCGACCTGCTGGCCCTCGCGGGGCAGGTCCGCGACGGCGTGCTCGACCGGTTCGGCGTCGCGCTCGAGCCCGAGCCGGTGCTCGTCGGTGCCGCCCTGCCGGCCGTGCCCGCCACGGCCGGCTGACGGCCCGCGCGGACGGCCGCGCACCCTAGCAGCAGGTCCGGGGGCGCACCTCCCCCCTGCGGGCGGTCCCCGGGTCCACCCGCAGGCCGTTGCCCCGGCCGGTGGGAGCCGCGAGCGTGGGGGTGTCCCGCCCGCCCGCGTCCGCACCGACGCGTGCGGCCGGGCGGGCACCGCACCGCAGCAGGGGGAAGCACGTGAACCATCGACCTCGATCCCGCCGGGCACTCGTCGCGGGAGCTCTCGCGACGACCATGCTCCTGTCAGGGGTCGCCACCGCGGCCGCGGCGTCGGCCGCCCCGGCCGCCGCACGCACCGACCGCACCAGCGCCGCGGAGGCCCGCCGGGTCGATCGCGTCCCCGCACCCGACCCGCAGTGGTTCGACTGCACGAGCGTGTTCGGCGCGACCGCGGACTGCGGCACCGTCGCGCTGCCGCTCGACTACGACAAGCCGCGCGGTGCGACCACCGAGGTCGCGCTGCTGCGGGTGCGGGCCACCGACCCGGCCCGCAAGATCGGCACCCTGTTCGTCAACCCCGGCGGCCCCGGCGGCTCGGGCGTCCTCATGGCCGCTGCGGCGGAGGAGTTCCTCACCGAGGACGTGCGGGCCCGGTTCGACGTCGTCGGCATCGACCCCCGCGGGACGAACTTCAGCACCAACGTGGCGTGCTTCCGCAACGCCGGCGAGCAGGCCGCCGCCTACGGCGGGCTGTCCGTCCCGTTCCCGACCTCGCCCGCCGAGGAGGACGCGTACGTCACGTCGTCCGAGGCCCTCGGCCGGGCCTGCGCGACGACGGGGACGCCGCTGAGCGCCTCGATGTCGACCGCCGAGGTCGCCCGCGACATGGACGTCGTGCGGCGCGTCGTCGGCGACCAGAGGCTCACGTACCT
This region includes:
- a CDS encoding sugar MFS transporter: MNRPAPAPSSVTRARVLLVGLFALAGLAFSSWLARVPTVRDQLGLSTADLGVLLLVGSVGSLLTVTVAGGVLQRHGTRRVLLASTALLATALVLLGVAPGAGSRALLAAGIFVNGVAVALGNVAINVESGRVERAVGRTVIPQFHAAFSVGAVAGSGLGALASALGVPVVVQLPATAVLVVVWRLASLRDVVLPATPAERAARAGTGTPAPDGPPRARRGGGALRAWREPRTLGVGVVVLAAALSEGSANNWLALAVVDGFASPEHVGGAVLGLFVAAMTVVRLLGTRLLDRWGRVGVLRASGVLSVLGLATFGLAPTLPLAVVGVALWGAGAALAVPVGMAAASDDPVRAAGRVAVVSAFASVASLAAPPVLGLAAEHVGARHALLLVLVAMLVSVLVAPVVRPRPPVAVPGVTPRVTGGLPADAPGTAPGAAVDVVRPDAPGARRHDGGPRRGRPAPGRPALPRTPRPRRTPRGADR
- the htpX gene encoding zinc metalloprotease HtpX; the encoded protein is MGHRHHNGLKTAALFGVMWAVLLGIGWLLGGGSARFLWIFTLIGLVTTAYSYWNSDKIAIRAMRARPVSELEHPAMHRIVRELSTAARQPMPRLYVSPTMAPNAFATGRNPQNAAVCCTEGILALLDERELRGVLGHELMHVYNRDILTSSVAAAIAGVITSLAQFALFFGGGDRREGANPLAGLLLALLAPLAATMIQLAISRTREYDADEDGAALTGDPLALASALRKLEQGTRARPLPQERELVDVSHLMIANPFRGAGVGRLFATHPPMGDRIARLEAMAGGRATRY
- a CDS encoding ABC transporter substrate-binding protein, encoding MRTTRLTALAAVAALALAACAPVDEATAPADTATDGALPTLTDGVLTVATSNPAYEPWVVGDDPSSGEGFEAAVAYAVAAELGFAAEDVTWVEASFDQIIAPGAKSFDIAVNQVSISPERAENLDFSSPYYETTQAVVTLEGSPAAGATSLADLAEVRIGAMVGTTSLTAAQDAIDPTTAVSAFNDNDQVKQALTSGLVDAVVVDLPTALYITAAELDGGVLLGQLPDSAGGDTFGLVLDQGSPLTPAVTAAVDALREDGTLAALEEEWLTDAAGAPVLE
- a CDS encoding MaoC/PaaZ C-terminal domain-containing protein, whose product is MTRPVLADLVVGQEVARGTVAVDRARLVRYAGASGDFNPIHWNDRFATAVGLPGVIAQGMWTMGAAVSVVVDWLGDPGAVVDYQTRFTRPVPVPDPGEAVVQVVAAVGAVDAEAGTARIDLTVTLDGARVLGKSQAVVRLA
- a CDS encoding LacI family DNA-binding transcriptional regulator, producing the protein MSTQRPTLADVASAAGVSVSTASLAFSGAGPIAAATRTRVLEAASTLGYSGPNPLGRQLRRGRSGIVGVVVGDSLKRAFRDPVAVQMLDGLVGTLAPLDLGVLLIAGPSDPSEPPVDPLVESAAMDVAVLLWGGTSDDPVLAALRRRGVPAVLLEGTPQPDVTVVGIDDRGGMAQVTQHLVGLGHRRIATVTLPFDRDRAEGPADAARLRAPAWEITRRRLAGVRDTGVEPTVVWETPASLVEHGATAGRALLSAPDRPTAVVCQSDLLASGVVLAARELGLRVPEDVSVAGFDGLDLPWLAPDVLTTVEQPLARKGETVGHAVAQIIAGGRPADTELPVVLRLGTTTGPAPA
- a CDS encoding MaoC family dehydratase N-terminal domain-containing protein yields the protein MTVDTSFAGRVYPAGDVYEVSREKIREFAEATGATHPAHTDVAASRNLGHRDVVAPPTFLVALAQRSEAQYVDDPAAGIDFSRVVHADERFTLHRPVVAGDRLRPTLHVDGVAIRGGLAMVTTRVEVADEDGSAVATVVSTLAVRPEGDA
- a CDS encoding YajQ family cyclic di-GMP-binding protein codes for the protein MASESSFDVVSKVDRQEVDNALNQASKEIAQRYDFKGVGASISWSGESILMVANSAERVLAVLDVFQSKLIKRGISLKSLDTGDGEPKPSGKEHRLAASIKEGLSSEVAKQLAKVVRDEGPKGVKTQIQGDELRVSAKSRDDLQAVIALLKGADVDAALQFVNYR
- a CDS encoding UDP-N-acetylmuramate dehydrogenase, producing MEPDTCALPGPAPEARSAAVPTHPGTPTLADLTTLRVGGPVGRYVEATTEAELVETVRSADAAGEPVLVLGGGSNVLAADAGFAGVVVRDVRGGVQVPDASACAGVTLTVPAGTVWDDVVAYAVEHELVGVEALSGIPGSTGATPVQNVGAYGQEVAETIAQVRVWDRGAGRVRTLAWVNLAFGYRTSLLKRSMRETSTADPRAPWAPTPRYVVLDVTFQLRPGSLSAPVAYPELARTLGVAVGERAPLAEVRAAVLALRARKGMVLDADDHDTWSAGSFFTNPVLTAAAAEHLPADAPRWALPDGGVKTSAAWLIEHAGFGRGHGAPGPAALSSRHTLALTNRGGARAADLLALAGQVRDGVLDRFGVALEPEPVLVGAALPAVPATAG
- a CDS encoding MFS transporter: MTGPSPEGARTAVPAPTREVRLASVAVFTVFALAGLNFASWAARLPAVRDGLGLTPEQMGVLLLVGAFGSLAALPLSGLVVERLGAARTVLVFALLNAAGLATASAGVAAGQVVVVGLGLVLAGVGTGVWDAAMNLEGAVVEQRLGRTVMPRYHAGFSFGTMAAAGLAALAAWLRVPVWWHVPGVLLLSSVVVVLAVRVFLAGPGEEAHGATDPHGDAHGHGGARGAARAWVEPRTLLIGLVVLAAALTEGAANDWLGLAVVDEFDVDDAVGAVAFGLFVTAMTGMRILGTRLLDRFGRVAVLRLCAGLAAVGLLVFGTAGSLWLAMLGVVAWGLGAALGFPVGMSAAADDPLRAAPRVAVVSTIGYSAFLAGPPLLGLLAEHVGYRDALLAILVPVVLGLLVTSAAAPLRAAGPVAADDPLPADARSPEPR
- the rpmG gene encoding 50S ribosomal protein L33, which translates into the protein MASKSADVRPKITLACTECKERNYITKKNRRNTPDRLEMKKYCPRDNKHTVHRETR